From the genome of Mycobacterium sp. 050128, one region includes:
- a CDS encoding bifunctional lysylphosphatidylglycerol flippase/synthetase MprF, producing the protein MNGPSADLLPKLRARERVVVHVDSLAARCIGALALLCAGCWLVAIVAHHRSQPQWHYADRLGWSLTVLAAVALIARGIFLGRPVTTMHAAAAALCVVAGLGSHVLGFDLSGDVLIAASGLVLMWPLSSHPQPENLPRAWALVNATTDDPLAPFAMQTGKSYHFSAAGTAALAYRTRMGFAVVGGDPIGEEAQFPELIADFAAMCHAHGWRIAVVGCSERRLALWSDRAVVKQSLRAVPIGRDVVVDVAGFDMVGRKFRNLRQAVQRTHNAGITTEIVAEQELDDKLRAELIEVVRASPSGAHTDRGFYMNLDGVLEGRFPGIALIIARDAAGRAQGFHRYATAGAGSDITMDVPWRRRGAPNGIDERLSVDMIMAAKAAGAQRVSLSFAAFPEMFEDKNRGRLERLFYRLIHLLDPLIALESLYRYVHKFHALHARRYALISLTQLVPLVFVLLTLEFTPRRRHL; encoded by the coding sequence ATGAACGGCCCGTCGGCAGACCTTCTCCCCAAACTGCGTGCGCGCGAACGTGTTGTGGTTCACGTCGATTCGCTCGCAGCGCGCTGCATCGGCGCCTTGGCTCTGTTGTGCGCCGGGTGCTGGCTGGTCGCCATCGTCGCCCATCACCGCTCTCAGCCCCAATGGCATTACGCCGATCGGCTGGGCTGGTCGCTGACGGTACTGGCCGCGGTGGCGTTGATCGCCCGCGGGATTTTTCTGGGCCGCCCGGTGACGACCATGCACGCGGCAGCGGCCGCGCTGTGCGTGGTGGCGGGCCTGGGCTCACATGTATTGGGGTTCGACCTGAGTGGCGATGTGCTGATCGCCGCCTCGGGACTGGTGTTGATGTGGCCCCTGTCATCGCATCCGCAACCCGAAAATCTGCCCCGGGCATGGGCTTTGGTCAACGCCACCACCGACGACCCGTTGGCACCGTTTGCGATGCAAACGGGCAAGAGTTACCACTTCAGTGCCGCGGGCACCGCGGCGCTGGCCTATCGGACGCGGATGGGATTTGCGGTAGTGGGCGGGGACCCGATCGGTGAGGAGGCCCAATTCCCCGAGCTGATCGCCGATTTCGCCGCGATGTGTCACGCCCACGGCTGGCGCATCGCGGTAGTGGGGTGTAGCGAGCGCCGGCTCGCGCTGTGGAGCGACCGAGCGGTGGTCAAGCAATCGCTGCGAGCGGTGCCGATCGGTCGCGATGTCGTCGTCGACGTGGCCGGTTTCGACATGGTGGGCCGCAAGTTTCGCAACTTGCGTCAGGCGGTGCAGCGCACCCACAACGCCGGTATCACCACGGAAATCGTTGCGGAGCAGGAACTCGACGACAAGCTGCGCGCCGAATTGATCGAGGTGGTGCGCGCATCGCCCAGCGGGGCACACACCGATCGGGGGTTCTACATGAATCTCGACGGCGTGCTGGAGGGCCGATTTCCCGGGATTGCACTGATAATCGCCAGGGACGCCGCCGGGCGGGCGCAGGGCTTTCATCGATACGCGACGGCCGGGGCCGGCAGCGATATCACCATGGATGTGCCGTGGCGTCGCCGCGGCGCACCCAACGGGATCGACGAACGCCTCAGCGTAGACATGATCATGGCCGCTAAAGCGGCCGGTGCACAACGTGTTTCGTTATCGTTTGCGGCGTTTCCGGAGATGTTCGAGGACAAGAATCGGGGCCGACTGGAGCGGTTGTTCTACCGGTTGATCCATCTGCTCGACCCGCTGATCGCCCTCGAGTCGTTGTACCGATACGTGCACAAGTTCCATGCGCTGCACGCCCGACGGTATGCGCTGATATCACTGACACAGCTGGTGCCGCTGGTATTCGTCTTGCTGACACTGGAATTCACGCCACGCCGACGTCACCTCTGA
- a CDS encoding acyl-CoA thioesterase II, protein MPAGHQPNTDCSSDFQELLAVLDLNRVDDDLFLGSHPSKNPMRTFGGQLMAQSFVASSRSLVRDELPPSALSVHFINGGDTGKDIEFHVSRLRDERRFANRRVDAVQDGVLLSSAMITYMSGGPGLEHAVEPPHVGEADAQPPLGDLLRGYEDTVPHFVKALQPIEWRYTNDPAWVMRDKGERLPHNRVWLKALGVVPDDPVLHTATMVYSSDTTVLDSVITTHGLSWGFDRIFAASANHSVWFHRQVDFNDWVLYSTSSPVAADSRGLGTGHFFDRFGQIVATVAQEGVLKYFPPANR, encoded by the coding sequence GTGCCGGCCGGCCATCAGCCGAATACCGATTGTTCGTCTGATTTTCAAGAACTGCTGGCGGTCCTGGACCTCAATCGCGTGGACGACGACCTGTTCCTCGGGTCGCATCCCAGCAAGAACCCGATGCGGACCTTCGGCGGTCAGCTCATGGCGCAATCGTTCGTCGCCAGTAGCCGTAGCCTGGTCCGCGACGAGCTGCCGCCCAGTGCGCTGTCGGTGCATTTCATCAACGGCGGCGACACCGGCAAGGACATCGAATTCCACGTCTCCCGGCTGCGCGACGAGCGGCGCTTCGCCAACCGGCGTGTCGACGCGGTACAGGACGGGGTGCTGTTGTCCTCGGCGATGATCACCTACATGTCCGGGGGCCCCGGTCTAGAGCATGCCGTCGAACCACCCCACGTCGGCGAGGCAGACGCTCAGCCGCCGCTCGGTGACCTGTTGCGCGGCTACGAGGACACCGTCCCGCACTTCGTCAAGGCGCTACAGCCGATCGAATGGCGCTATACCAACGATCCCGCGTGGGTGATGCGGGACAAGGGTGAGCGGCTGCCCCACAACCGGGTGTGGCTCAAGGCGTTGGGCGTGGTGCCCGACGATCCGGTGCTGCACACCGCGACGATGGTGTACTCCTCGGACACCACGGTGCTGGATTCGGTCATCACCACCCACGGGCTGTCGTGGGGTTTCGACCGCATTTTCGCCGCGTCGGCCAATCATTCGGTGTGGTTTCACCGGCAGGTCGACTTCAACGATTGGGTGCTGTATTCGACATCGTCGCCGGTGGCCGCGGATTCCCGCGGCCTGGGCACCGGCCACTTCTTCGATCGTTTCGGCCAAATCGTCGCCACCGTCGCGCAAGAGGGTGTGCTGAAGTACTTTCCGCCCGCCAACCGATAA
- the pyk gene encoding pyruvate kinase produces MSRRGKIVCTLGPATQSDELILALVEAGMDVARMNFSHGDYADHKAAYERVRAASDATGRAVGVLADLQGPKIRLGRFATGSTYWADGETIRITVENCEGTHDRVSTTYKTLSKDAAVGDRVLVDDGKVGLIVEAIDGDDVVCTVVEGGPVSNNKGMSLPGMNVSAPALSDKDIDDLTFALDLGVDLVALSFVRSPSDVELVHEVMDRIGRRVPVIAKLEKPEAVDNLEAIVLAFDAIMVARGDLGVELPLEEVPLVQKRAIQMARENAKPVIVATQMLESMIENSRPTRAEASDVANAVLDGADAVMLSGETSVGKYPLAAVRTMARIICAVEDNSTAAPPLTHVPRTKRGVISYAARDIGERLDAKALVAFTQSGDTVKRLARLHTPLPLLAFTAWPEVRSQLAMTWGTETFIVPIMESTDEMIRQADKSLIELSRYKRGDLVVIVAGAPPGTVGSTNLIHVHRIGEDDL; encoded by the coding sequence GTGAGTAGACGCGGGAAGATCGTCTGCACCCTTGGCCCTGCAACCCAATCGGATGAGTTGATTCTGGCGCTGGTCGAAGCCGGAATGGACGTCGCCCGAATGAACTTCAGCCACGGCGACTACGCCGACCACAAAGCCGCATACGAGCGGGTACGTGCCGCCTCGGATGCCACCGGGCGAGCCGTCGGTGTGCTGGCCGACCTGCAGGGCCCGAAGATCAGGCTTGGGCGCTTCGCCACCGGCTCTACCTACTGGGCCGACGGCGAAACGATCCGGATCACCGTCGAAAACTGCGAAGGAACTCACGACCGGGTATCGACCACCTACAAGACGTTGTCCAAGGACGCTGCGGTCGGTGATCGGGTTCTGGTCGATGACGGCAAGGTAGGCCTGATCGTCGAGGCCATCGACGGCGACGATGTCGTCTGCACCGTGGTCGAGGGTGGTCCGGTCAGCAACAACAAGGGCATGTCACTGCCCGGGATGAACGTGTCAGCGCCGGCCTTGTCGGACAAGGACATCGACGATCTCACCTTCGCGCTGGACCTCGGTGTCGACCTGGTCGCGCTGTCGTTCGTGCGCTCGCCGTCGGACGTCGAACTGGTGCACGAGGTCATGGATCGGATCGGTCGGCGGGTGCCGGTGATCGCCAAGCTGGAGAAGCCGGAAGCCGTCGACAATCTCGAAGCGATCGTGCTGGCCTTCGACGCCATCATGGTGGCCCGGGGCGACCTGGGTGTCGAGCTGCCGCTCGAAGAGGTGCCGCTGGTGCAGAAGCGGGCTATCCAAATGGCCCGGGAGAACGCGAAACCGGTCATCGTGGCCACTCAGATGCTCGAATCGATGATCGAGAATTCGCGCCCGACCCGCGCCGAGGCTTCCGATGTCGCCAACGCCGTGCTCGATGGCGCCGATGCGGTGATGTTGTCCGGCGAGACGTCGGTGGGGAAGTACCCGCTGGCAGCCGTCCGGACGATGGCGCGAATCATCTGCGCGGTGGAGGACAATTCGACCGCCGCACCGCCGTTGACCCACGTGCCGCGCACCAAACGCGGGGTGATCTCCTATGCCGCCCGCGACATCGGCGAGCGGCTCGACGCCAAGGCGCTGGTTGCCTTCACCCAGTCCGGCGACACGGTGAAGCGGCTGGCGCGGCTGCACACTCCGTTGCCGCTGCTCGCCTTCACCGCCTGGCCCGAGGTACGCAGCCAGCTGGCCATGACCTGGGGAACCGAGACGTTCATCGTCCCCATCATGGAATCCACCGACGAGATGATCCGCCAGGCCGATAAATCGCTGATCGAGCTGAGCCGTTACAAGCGGGGCGACCTGGTGGTGATCGTCGCCGGTGCCCCACCTGGCACAGTAGGGTCCACCAACCTGATCCATGTCCACCGGATCGGCGAGGACGACCTCTAA
- a CDS encoding DUF2752 domain-containing protein, producing the protein MEPDSASRTGDQRHRHGRYIAAGTGVLFAGALGYVGSVDPHNANSAYPLCPFKWLTGWNCPFCGGLRMTHDLLHGHLAASVYDNVFLLVGLPALAVWLLVRWRLGRRALPMTAVITITVAAIVWTVLRNMPGFPLVPTMLGG; encoded by the coding sequence ATGGAACCTGATTCGGCCTCCCGCACGGGAGACCAGCGCCACCGCCACGGCCGCTACATCGCTGCCGGTACCGGAGTCCTGTTCGCCGGCGCGCTCGGCTATGTCGGATCCGTCGACCCGCACAACGCGAATTCGGCGTACCCGCTCTGCCCGTTCAAGTGGCTCACCGGCTGGAACTGCCCCTTCTGCGGCGGGCTTCGCATGACGCATGACCTGCTGCACGGCCATCTGGCGGCCAGCGTCTACGACAACGTTTTCTTGCTCGTCGGCCTCCCGGCCTTGGCCGTATGGCTGCTGGTGCGGTGGCGGCTGGGCCGGCGCGCACTACCGATGACGGCGGTGATCACCATCACGGTCGCGGCGATCGTCTGGACGGTGCTGCGCAATATGCCGGGGTTTCCGCTGGTTCCGACGATGCTCGGCGGGTAG
- a CDS encoding TM2 domain-containing protein, translating to MLNTVTEPSWSTAPDPGAPPPQPSGYPPPYPQYQPYPGPVGYDPSAPYGRHPVTGLAYSDKSKTIAGLLQLLSLVGIGGIGRFYIGDIGLGVAQLLVGLLTCGVGLIWSIVDAVLILTDKVNDPQGRPLRDGT from the coding sequence ATGCTGAACACCGTGACCGAACCGTCGTGGAGCACTGCCCCGGACCCCGGCGCACCACCACCGCAGCCGTCGGGATATCCACCGCCATACCCGCAATACCAGCCGTATCCCGGCCCCGTCGGGTACGACCCGTCGGCACCCTACGGCCGTCACCCGGTGACGGGACTGGCGTACTCGGACAAGTCGAAAACCATCGCCGGACTGCTGCAGCTGCTCAGCCTGGTCGGCATCGGCGGCATCGGCCGCTTCTACATCGGCGACATCGGACTGGGTGTCGCGCAACTACTCGTCGGACTGCTCACCTGCGGAGTCGGTCTGATCTGGAGCATCGTCGACGCCGTCCTGATCCTGACCGACAAGGTCAACGATCCGCAGGGCCGACCACTACGCGATGGAACCTGA
- a CDS encoding prolipoprotein diacylglyceryl transferase, which yields MTMLPTYFPSPPQGVWHLGPLPIRAYALFIITGIVVALIIGDRRWAARGGQRGVIYDIALWVVPFGLIGGRLYHLATDWRTYWGPGGAGFGAAFRIWDGGLGIWGAVTLGVFGAWIGCRRLGIPLPAFLDSVAPGIILAQAIGRLGNYFNQELYGRETTLPWGLEIFYRRDPSGYIDPHSLDGVSTGQLAVVVQPTFLYELLWNLLVFGILIYIDRRYAIGHGRLFAAYVALYCVGRFCVELLRDDTATHIAGIRINSFTSTFVFISAIVYIVLAPKGREDPESLRGKEQPDDAESKTEVEPTEELASVAAASTVAATAASADDDAGSAGSAESVETAKPEEPEELEAAETVGPEAEAEEPEVEEAIADEPEAEAEVAQAVAEEPEAEVEEAKVEEPEAAEVEQPEAPEVAEQVAEAEPEPQKSEVEEAEAEEPAVEEEVAEAEPEEPEEPEETEEEVAEAEPEEPEEPEEPEAQEPEVAEAEASEPEEPEEPEEPEAEEPEAEEPEAEEPEAEEPEAEKLDADPENAEPEAEASEPGAAAGEDAEAEEGEPESTAAVDVKPEEPAAEQPASETTPTADDHQTRRRWALRRRDRRPGS from the coding sequence ATGACGATGTTGCCCACGTATTTCCCCAGCCCACCGCAAGGTGTCTGGCACTTGGGTCCGTTGCCGATTCGCGCGTACGCGCTGTTCATCATCACCGGCATCGTGGTCGCGCTGATTATCGGCGATCGGCGCTGGGCAGCTCGCGGCGGGCAGCGCGGGGTGATTTATGACATCGCGCTGTGGGTGGTGCCGTTCGGGTTGATCGGCGGCCGGCTGTATCACCTGGCCACCGATTGGCGGACGTATTGGGGCCCGGGCGGTGCCGGGTTCGGCGCGGCGTTCCGCATCTGGGACGGCGGGCTGGGCATCTGGGGTGCGGTAACCCTCGGCGTGTTCGGAGCATGGATCGGTTGCCGGCGGCTCGGAATACCGTTGCCCGCCTTCCTCGATTCGGTCGCCCCGGGAATCATCTTGGCGCAGGCCATCGGTCGGCTCGGCAACTACTTCAATCAGGAGCTTTACGGCCGGGAGACCACGCTGCCGTGGGGCCTGGAAATCTTCTATCGCCGCGATCCTTCGGGATACATCGACCCGCACTCACTCGACGGCGTGTCGACGGGGCAGCTCGCGGTCGTGGTTCAACCGACGTTTCTGTACGAATTGTTGTGGAACCTATTGGTTTTCGGCATCCTGATATACATCGACCGGCGTTACGCGATCGGTCACGGACGGCTCTTTGCGGCCTACGTCGCGCTCTACTGTGTCGGGCGCTTCTGCGTCGAGCTGCTGCGTGACGACACCGCCACCCACATCGCCGGTATCCGGATCAACTCGTTTACATCGACTTTCGTGTTCATCAGCGCCATCGTCTACATCGTTCTGGCGCCGAAGGGCCGCGAGGATCCCGAGAGTTTGCGCGGCAAGGAACAGCCGGACGACGCGGAATCCAAAACCGAAGTCGAGCCGACGGAGGAACTCGCCAGTGTCGCCGCGGCTTCGACGGTGGCGGCGACTGCGGCCAGTGCGGACGATGACGCCGGCTCGGCGGGTTCGGCGGAGTCAGTCGAAACGGCGAAGCCCGAAGAGCCCGAAGAGCTCGAAGCGGCCGAGACCGTCGGACCCGAAGCCGAAGCCGAAGAGCCCGAAGTCGAAGAGGCGATTGCTGACGAACCAGAGGCTGAGGCCGAAGTCGCTCAGGCGGTGGCTGAGGAACCAGAGGCTGAGGTCGAAGAGGCGAAGGTCGAAGAGCCCGAAGCGGCCGAGGTAGAGCAGCCGGAGGCGCCGGAAGTCGCTGAGCAAGTAGCCGAGGCAGAGCCCGAGCCGCAAAAGTCGGAAGTCGAAGAGGCAGAGGCCGAGGAGCCGGCGGTCGAAGAGGAAGTAGCCGAGGCAGAGCCGGAAGAGCCCGAAGAGCCGGAAGAGACCGAAGAGGAAGTAGCCGAGGCAGAGCCCGAAGAGCCGGAAGAGCCCGAAGAGCCCGAAGCGCAAGAGCCGGAAGTCGCTGAGGCTGAAGCCTCGGAGCCCGAAGAGCCCGAAGAGCCCGAAGAGCCCGAGGCCGAGGAGCCGGAAGCCGAAGAACCCGAAGCGGAAGAACCGGAAGCCGAAGAACCCGAAGCGGAAAAGTTGGACGCTGATCCCGAAAACGCCGAACCCGAGGCGGAGGCCAGCGAACCCGGAGCGGCTGCCGGAGAAGACGCGGAGGCCGAAGAAGGCGAGCCGGAGTCAACCGCGGCCGTCGACGTGAAGCCCGAGGAACCCGCAGCTGAGCAGCCTGCGTCGGAGACCACGCCCACCGCCGACGACCACCAAACTCGGCGCCGCTGGGCGCTGCGCCGCCGCGACCGGCGTCCCGGCAGCTAG
- the trpA gene encoding tryptophan synthase subunit alpha has protein sequence MMTVEQSHASRLAPLFEACRAENRAALIGYLPTGYPDIATSVDAMTALVESGCDLVEVGVPYSDPGMDGPTIARATEAALRGGVRVRDTLAAVEAISMAGGHAVVMTYWNPVLRYKVDAFARDLASAGGHGLITPDLIPDEAEEWMAASEEHRLDRIFLVAPSSTPQRLVTTVEASRGFVYAASTMGVTGARDAVSNAAPELVRRVKAVSDIPVGVGLGVRSREQAAQIGGYADGVIVGSALVSALADGLPSLRALTQELAEGVRVSTS, from the coding sequence GTGATGACGGTGGAGCAAAGCCACGCCAGCAGGCTGGCACCGCTTTTCGAGGCGTGTCGGGCCGAAAACCGGGCCGCGCTGATCGGCTACCTGCCCACGGGTTATCCCGACATAGCGACTTCGGTGGACGCGATGACCGCCCTGGTCGAATCGGGTTGTGACCTCGTCGAAGTCGGGGTGCCGTATTCGGATCCCGGCATGGACGGCCCGACGATCGCCCGGGCCACCGAGGCCGCGTTGCGCGGGGGTGTGCGCGTGCGTGACACATTGGCCGCGGTCGAGGCGATCAGCATGGCCGGCGGTCATGCGGTGGTCATGACGTATTGGAACCCGGTGCTGCGCTACAAGGTTGATGCGTTCGCGCGGGACCTCGCATCGGCGGGCGGACATGGGCTCATCACGCCGGACCTGATCCCCGACGAAGCCGAAGAGTGGATGGCCGCGTCCGAGGAGCATCGGCTGGATCGCATCTTCCTGGTGGCGCCCTCGTCGACACCGCAGCGGCTGGTGACCACGGTCGAGGCATCGCGCGGATTCGTCTATGCGGCCTCGACGATGGGCGTGACCGGTGCGCGCGACGCCGTGTCGAACGCCGCCCCCGAATTGGTCCGCAGGGTCAAAGCGGTGTCCGACATCCCCGTTGGCGTCGGCCTCGGCGTGCGATCGCGTGAGCAGGCCGCGCAGATCGGCGGTTACGCCGACGGTGTCATCGTCGGTTCGGCCTTGGTATCGGCACTCGCCGACGGTCTGCCGAGCTTGCGTGCGTTGACCCAGGAATTGGCCGAAGGTGTGCGAGTGTCGACATCATGA